The region CCGCCGCGTTGGCGTCCAGCAGGTTGACCGCATCCAGGCGGCCGCCCAGGCCCACTTCGAGGACCATGACATCCACCGCCCGATCCCGGAAAATCAGCAGCGCCGCCAACGTCCCGAACTCGAAGTATGTCAGACTGGTATCGGCGCTCGCGGCATCAATGCGAGCGAAAGCGCGGCACAACTCATCATCACTGACCGGCACACCGTCAACCCGGACCCGCTCGTTATAGCGCTGGAGATGGGGCGATGTATAGGCGCCCACCCGCTGCCCCGCCGCCTGCAACAGCGCCGCGCAGGCAGCCACACAGGAACCTTTGCCGTTGGTGCCGGCAACACTGATCACCCGGGCTTGGGGTGTTAGCAGGTCGAGGCGCTCGGCCACTACACGAATGCGTGTCAGGCCGAGCTCTATTTCGGTGGGGTGATGGCTTTCCAGCCAATGCAGCCAGTCGTCCAGGCGCTCAAAGCGCATTGCTGATGCCAATCAGACCGCCTCGCGGCGAGTGAATTTGGCCAACAGCCGCGCCAGAGTATCGCGCATGTCCCGGCGGTGAATGATCATATCGATCGCGCCTTTGTCGAGCAGGAACTCGCTACGCTGAAAGCCTTTGGGCAGTTTCTGACGAATGGTCTGCTCAATGATGTTGGGGCCGGCGAAGCCTGCCCGGGCGTTAGGCTCGGCGGCGTTGATGTCGCCCAGCAGCGCCAGACTCGCCGAGACGCCACCATAGACGGGGTCGGTCATCACCGACACGTAAGGTGTACCCTGGCGCTTCAGGCGCTCAATCACGGCACTCGTCTTGGCCATCTGCATCAGAGAGATCAACGCCTCCTGCATGCGGGCGCCACCGGTCGCCGAGAAACACACCAGAGGGATATCTTCCTCCAGTGCCACCTTGGCCGCCCGGGCAAAGCGCTCACCGACCACATAGCCCATGGAGCCGCCGTGGAAGGCGAACTCGAACGCCACCGCCACGACCGGCATGCCCTTCAATTGACCTTTCATGGCGACCAGGGCGTCTTTCTCACCGGTGGTTTTCTGGGCGCTTGAGAGACGATCCTTGTACTTTTTCACATCGCGGAACTTCAACCGGTCGATCGGCTCAACCTCGGTCGCCAGTTCCTGGCGGTTGTCCTCATCCAGAAACAGGTTCAACCGGGTTCTGGCGCCGATGCGCATGTGATGATCACACTTGGGGCACACATCGAGGTTACGTTCCAACTCTGGACGATAGAGCACCGCCTGACATTTCACACACTTTTTCCAGAGCCCCTCCGGTACCTTGCTGCCACCACGCTTGCCGTCCGCACGGGCCATGCTCGGTACAATCTTTTCTAGCCAACTCATGTCGATTCTCTCTGCGAAATCTTGAGGTTTTCAGTCTTTACCGGGCACCTCGGCCCGACTCGGGTGTTCAATAACCGGGGTGATCAGGCATCCAGCGCCTGACGGATACCGCCAACGATATCACCGACCGCTGCGGCGATCTGCGCGGGCGACTGCTCGTATCGCTCGCCCATGGTATTCACCAATACACTGCCAACCACCACACCATCGGCCAGCGCCGACAGCTTGCGGGCCGTTTCGGGATCCTTGATCCCAAAACCAATGCACAGCGGCAGATCGGTCAGTTTACCAAACTCATCCAGCTTGGCCTTCACCGCGTCGACGTCCAGGTGCCCCGCCCCGGTAACGCCCTTCAGGGAAACATAGTAAATAAAACCGCTGGCAAGGGCTGACACCTG is a window of Marinimicrobium sp. C6131 DNA encoding:
- the accD gene encoding acetyl-CoA carboxylase, carboxyltransferase subunit beta → MSWLEKIVPSMARADGKRGGSKVPEGLWKKCVKCQAVLYRPELERNLDVCPKCDHHMRIGARTRLNLFLDEDNRQELATEVEPIDRLKFRDVKKYKDRLSSAQKTTGEKDALVAMKGQLKGMPVVAVAFEFAFHGGSMGYVVGERFARAAKVALEEDIPLVCFSATGGARMQEALISLMQMAKTSAVIERLKRQGTPYVSVMTDPVYGGVSASLALLGDINAAEPNARAGFAGPNIIEQTIRQKLPKGFQRSEFLLDKGAIDMIIHRRDMRDTLARLLAKFTRREAV